One window of the Ammospiza nelsoni isolate bAmmNel1 chromosome 2, bAmmNel1.pri, whole genome shotgun sequence genome contains the following:
- the CHD4 gene encoding chromodomain-helicase-DNA-binding protein 4 isoform X3: protein MASGIGSPSPCSGGSDDDEMEILLNNAIPQHPEPEEEPEEELLSEADTPKIKKKKKPKKLKEPKVPKLSKRQKKELGDSSGEGNEFVEEEEEVLRSDSEGSDYTPGKKKKKKLGPKKEKKNKAKRKEEEEEEEEDDDSKEPKSSAQLLEDWGMEDIDHIFTEEDYRTLTNYKAFSQFVRPLIAAKNPKIAVSKMMMVLGAKWREFSTNNPFKGSSGASVAAAAAAAVAVVESMVTNVDAVLPQPPVDVPLRKAKTKEGKGPNARRKPKASPRIPDIKKPKTKKVAPLKIKLGGFGSKRKRSSSEDDDLDVESDFDDASINSYSVSDGSTSRSSRSRKKLKAGKKKKKGEEDSTVAVDGYETDHQDYCEVCQQGGEIILCDTCPRAYHMVCLDPDMEKAPEGKWSCPHCEKEGIQWEAKEDNSEGEEILEDVVGDAEEEDDHHMEFCRVCKDGGELLCCDACPSSYHIHCLNPPLPEIPNGEWLCPRCTCPALKGKVQKILIWKWGQPPVGPAPPRPPDADPNAPPPKPLEGRPERQFFVKWQGMSYWHCSWVSELQLELHCQVMFRNYQRKNDMDEPPSGDFGGEEEKSRKRKNKDPKYAEMEERFYRYGIKPEWMMIHRILNHSVDKKGNVHYLIKWRDLPYDQASWESEDVDIQDYDLYKQAYWNHRELMRGEEGRPGKKLKKVKMRKLERPPETPTVDPTVKYDRQPEYLDVTGGTLHPYQLEGLNWLRFSWAQGTDTILADEMGLGKTVQTAVFLYSLYKEGHSKGPFLVSAPLSTIINWEREFEMWAPDMYVVTYVGDKDSRAIIRENEFTFEDNAIRGGKKASRMKKEAAVKFHVLLTSYELITIDMAILGSIDWACLIVDEAHRLKNNQSKFFRVLNGYSLQHKLLLTGTPLQNNLEELFHLLNFLTPERFHNLEGFLEEFADIAKEDQIKKLHDMLGPHMLRRLKADVFKNMPSKTELIVRVELSPMQKKYYKYILTRNFEALNARGGGNQVSLLNVVMDLKKCCNHPYLFPVAAMEAPKMPNGMYDGSALIRASGKLLLLQKMLKNLKEGGHRVLIFSQMTKMLDLLEDFLEHEGYKYERIDGGITGNMRQEAIDRFNAPGAQQFCFLLSTRAGGLGINLATADTVIIYDSDWNPHNDIQAFSRAHRIGQNKKVMIYRFVTRASVEERITQVAKKKMMLTHLVVRPGLGSKTGSMSKQELDDILKFGTEELFKDEATEGGDNKEGEDSSVIHYDDKAIERLLDRNQDETEDTELQGMNEYLSSFKVAQYVVREEEMGEEEEVEREIIKQEESVDPDYWEKLLRHHYEQQQEDLARNLGKGKRIRKQVNYNDGSQEDRGSRAVFLSDWQDDQSDNQSDYSVASEEGDEDFDERSEARRPSRKGLRNDKDKPLPPLLARVGGNIEVLGFNARQRKAFLNAIMRYGMPPQDAFTTQWLVRDLRGKSEKEFKAYVSLFMRHLCEPGADGAETFADGVPREGLSRQHVLTRIGVMSLIRKKVQEFEHVNGRWSMPELAEIEENKKLSQPSSPSPKTPTPSTPGDTQPNTPAPVPPPEDGVKVEEGASAKEQGEPSEPEKELSASATETEAPMEQCAQPVETPPQEAKSPVNSTEVDEKKVEEMEVKERPDEPMEVESKADVEKVEDRAATENPPDPPIITLDEKDEKKDDDKRDVVMLQNGEMLKESVDERHKKAVKQRFMFNIADGGFTELHSLWQNEERAATVTKKTYEIWHRRHDYWLLAGIINHGYARWQDIQNDPRYAILNEPFKGEMNRGNFLEIKNKFLARRFKLLEQALVIEEQLRRAAYLNMSEDPSHPSMALNTRFAEVECLAESHQHLSKESMAGNKPANAVLHKVLKQLEELLSDMKADVTRLPATIARIPPVAVRLQMSERNILSRLANRSSEPPPPPPPQQVRTRSGGPAAVSSWPSAVDLSAKLK from the exons ATGGCTTCGGGCATTGGATCTCCGTCACCATGCTCAGGGGGCAGTGATGATGATGAGATGGAGATCCTGTTGAACAACGCTATCCCCCAGCATCCAG AACCTGAAGAAGAGCCAGAAGAAGAGCTTCTGTCAGAAGCTGACACTCCCAAaatcaagaagaagaagaagcccAAGAAACTGAAGGAACCCAAAGTTCCTAAGCTCAGCAAGCGTCAGAAGAAGGAG ctggggGACAGCTCTGGTGAGGGGAATGAGTTTgtagaggaagaagaagaggtTCTGCGCTCTGACAGTGAGGGCAGTGATTATACCcctgggaagaagaaaaagaagaaattaggacccaagaaggaaaagaaaaacaaagccaaacgcaaggaggaggaggaagaggaggaagaagatgatgaCTCAAAG GAGCCAAAGTCATCTGCTCAGCTCCTGGAAGATTGGGGCATGGAGGATATTGATCACATCTTCACAGAGGAGGATTACCGCACACTCACCAACTACAAAGCTTTCAGCCAGTTTGTCAG GCCACTTATTGCAGCCAAGAACCCTAAAATAGCAGTGTCGAAGATGATGATGGTCCTGGGAGCCAAATGGAGGGAGTTTAGCACCAACAACCCCTTCAAGGGAAGTTCAGGTGCatctgtggcagctgctgcagctgcagctgttgcaGTAGTCGAGAGTATGGTGACAAACGTGGATGCTGTCCTGCCGCAGCCCCCTGTAGATGTGCCACTCAGGAAAGCCAAGACAAAGGAGGGCAAAG GACCCAATGCCCGGCGGAAGCCAAAGGCCAGTCCTCGTATTCCTGATATCAAGAAACCTAAAACAAAGAAGGTGGCACCACTGAAAATCAAACTGGGAGGATTTGGTTCCAAGCGTAAAAGATCATCA AGTGAAGATGATGATCTGGATGTGGAGTCAGACTTTGATGATGCCAGCATCAACAGCTACTCTGTGTCAGACGGATCTACAAGCCGTAGTAGCCGCAGTCGCAAAAAACTCAAGgctgggaagaagaaaaagaaag gtgaggaggaCTCCACAGTGGCTGTGGATGGCTATGAGACTGATCACCAGGACTACTGTGAGGtgtgccagcagggaggagaaatTATATTGTGTGATACCTGCCCTCGTGCCTACCACATGGTTTGCCTGGACCCAGACATGGAGAAAGCTCCAGAGGGCAAGTGGAGCTGCCCACACTGT gaaaaagaggGCATTCAGTGGGAAGCAAAGGAGGATAACTCTGAAGGTGAGGAAATCCTGGAGGATGTCGTGGGAGAtgctgaggaagaggatgacCACCATATGGAGTTCTGTAGAGTCTGCAAGGATGgaggagagctgctgtgctgtgatgcCTGTCCTTCCTCCTATCACATCCACTGTCTGAATCCCCCGCTGCCTGAGATTCCCAATGGAGAATGGCTGTGTCCTCGCTGCACT tgcccagctttgaaaggaaaggtgcagaagATCTTGATCTGGAAATGGGGTCAGCCCCCAGTGGGCCCTGCACCACCACGTCCGCCCGACGCCGACCCCAATGCTCCACCACCAAAGCCTCTGGAGGGTCGGCCTGAGAGGCAGTTCTTTGTCAAATGGCAGGGCATGTCCTACTGGCACTGCTCCTGGGTGTCCGAGTTGCAG CTGGAGTTGCACTGCCAGGTCATGTTTCGTAACTACCAACGCAAAAATGATATGGATGAGCCTCCCTCGGGAGACTTTGgaggggaagaagagaaaagccgaaagagaaaaaacaaggaCCCCAAATATGCTGAGATGGAGGAGCGTTTCTATCGATATGGGATCAAGCCTGAGTGGATGATGATCCACAGGATCCTTAATCATAG TGTGGATAAGAAGGGGAATGTCCACTATTTGATTAAATGGAGAGACCTACCCTATGACCAGGCATCCTGGGAAAGTGAAGATGTGGATATTCAAGATTATGACCTCTACAAGCAAGCCTACTGGAATCACAG GGAGCTGATGCGAGGTGAAGAGGGCCGGCCTGGTAAGAAGTTAAAGAAAGTGAAGATGCGGAAACTGGAGAGACCCCCTGAGACTCCCACAGTAGAT CCAACAGTGAAATATGACCGGCAACCCGAGTACCTCGATGTAACAGGGGGGACCTTGCATCCCTACCAGCTGGAAGGGCTGAATTGGCTGCGCTTCTCTTGGGCCCAGGGCACAGATACAATCTTGGCTGATGAGATGGGTCTGGGAAAGACTGTGCAGACAGCAGTGTTCCTGTATTCCTTATACAAAGAG GGCCACTCAAAAGGTCCCTTCTTGGTGAGTGCACCACTGTCCACAATCATCAACTGGGAACGAGAATTTGAGATGTGGGCCCCAGACATGTATGTAGTGACCTATGTTGGGGACAAAGACAGCCGGGCCATCATCCGTGAGAATGAGTTCACTTTTGAGGATAATGCCATACGTGGAGGCAAAAAAGCATCCAGAATGAAG aagGAGGCTGCTGTCAAGTTCCATGTGCTTCTCACCTCCTATGAATTGATCACAATTGATATGGCCATACTAGGCTCTATTGACTGGGCCTGTCTCATTGTAGATGAAGCTCACAGACTGAAGAACAACCAGTCTAAG TTCTTCCGTGTGCTGAATGGTTACTCCCTCCAGCACAAGCTGCTGCTTACAGGAACTCCCCTGCAGAACAACCTGGAGGAACTGTTCCACCTGCTGAACTTCCTGACACCCGAGAGATTCCA TAACTTGGAGGGCTTCCTAGAAGAGTTTGCGGATATTGCCAAGGAAGATCAGATCAAGAAGCTGCACGACATGCTGGGCCCGCATATGCTGAGGCGTCTCAAGGCTGATGTGTTCAAGAATATGCCATCTAAGACTGAGCTCATTGTCAGAGTGGAGCTGAGTCCCATGCAGAA gaaatattataaatacattttgacAAGAAACTTTGAGGCACTGAATGCACGAGGTGGTGGTAACCAAGTCTCATTGCTCAATGTTGTTATGGATCTGAAGAAGTGCTGTAACCACCCCTACCTctttcctgtggctgctatg gaagcTCCAAAAATGCCAAATGGCATGTATGATGGTAGTGCACTTATTCGAGCCTCTGGAAAGCTGTTGCTGCTCCAGAAGATGTTAAAGAACTTGAAGGAAGGAGGCCACAGGGTGCTCATATTCTCTCAG ATGACTAAAATGTTGGACCTTCTGGAAGATTTTTTGGAACACGAAGGATACAAATATGAGCGGATTGATGGAGGAATCACAGGGAACATGCGTCAGGAGGCTATTGATCGCTTCAATG ctcctggagctcagcagttctgctttctgctttcaaCTCGAGCTGGGGGTCTTGGTATTAACTTGGCCACAGCAGATACTGTGATTATCTACGATTCAGACTGGAACCCCCACAATGATATCCAG GCCTTCAGCCGTGCGCACAGAATTGGACAGAACAAGAAGGTGATGATCTATCGCTTTGTGACAAGGGCCTCGGTGGAGGAGCGTATCACTCAGGTGGCCAAGAAGAAAATGATGCTTACTCACCTGGTAGTGAGACCAGGGTTGGGCTCCAAGACAGGCTCCATGTCCAAGCAGGAGCTTGATGACATTCTCAAATTTGGCACTGAAGAACTCTTCAAGGACGAAGCTACTGAGGGGG GGGATAACAAAGAAGGTGAGGACAGTAGCGTCATCCACTACGATGACAAAGCAATTGAGCGTCTGTTGGATCGGAACCAGGATGAAACAGAAGATACTGAACTTCAGGGCATGAATGAATATCTCAGCTCCTTCAAGGTGGCCCAGTATGTGGTTCGTGAGGAGGAGATGGGG gaggaagaggaggttgAACGGGAAATTATCAAGCAGGAGGAATCGGTAGATCCTGATTACTGGGAGAAGCTGCTCCGTCACCATTATGAGCAACAGCAGGAGGATCTGGCCAGGAATCTGGGCAAGGGCAAACGTATTCGCAAGCAAGTGAACTACAACGATGGCTCACAGGAGGATAGAG GCTCACgtgctgtttttctttcagactgGCAGGATGACCAGTCAGATAATCAGTCAGACTATTCAGTTGCTTCTGAAGAAGGGGACGAGGACTTTGATGAGAGATCTGAAG CTCGTCGGCCTAGCCGCAAGGGCCTCAGAAATGACAAGGATAAGCCTCTGCCTCCATTACTGGCCCGTGTGGGAGGGAACATCGAG GTGCTGGGTTTCAACGCTCGCCAGCGGAAAGCCTTCCTCAATGCTATCATGCGCTATGGAATGCCACCTCAGGATGCCTTCACCACTCAGTGGCTTGTTCGGGACCTTCGTGGCAAGTCAGAGAAGGAGTTCAA GGCCTATGTCTCGCTGTTCATGCGCCATTTATGTGAACCTGGAGCTGATGGTGCCGAGACCTTTGCAGATGGGGTCCCACGGGAAGGTCTTTCTCGGCAGCACGTCCTTACTCGCATTGGGGTCATGTCGCTTATACGCAAAAAG GTACAGGAATTCGAGCATGTGAACGGCCGCTGGAGTATGCCAGAACTGGCAGAGATAGAGGAGAACAAGAAActgtcacagcccagctcaccCTCCCCCAAAACTCCAACTCCTTCGACACCAGGGGATACGCAGCCGAACACACCGGCCCCTGTTCCTCCCCCTG aagatggagtaaaAGTAGAAGAAGGAGCTAGTGCTAAGGAGCAAGGAGAGCCTTCTGAACCAGAGAAGGAGCTCAGTGCCTCTGCTACTGAAACAGAGGCCCCTATGGAG CAGTGTGCTCAGCCTGTGGAGACACCACCCCAGGAAGCAAAATCCCCAGTGAACTCCACAGAAGTGGATGAAAAGAAAGTAGAGGAAATGGAAGTGAAGGAAAGACCAGATGAACCAATGGAAGTAGAAAGCAAAG ctgaTGTGGAGAAAGTGGAAGACAGAGCAGCTACTGAGAATCCTCCTGACCCTCCCATAATCACTCTGGATGAGAAAG ATGAGAAAAAGGATGATGATAAGAGAGATGTGGTGATGCTGCAGAACGGAGAGATGCTGAAAGAGTCAGTAGATGAAAGGCACAAGAAGGCAGTAAAGCAGCGCTTCATGTTCAACATAGCAGATGGTGGTTTCACTG AACTACACTCCCTCTGGCAGAATGAGGAGCGGGCTGCCACTGTCACCAAGAAGACCTATGAGATCTGGCATCGGCGTCACGACTACTGGCTCCTAGCTGGGATTATCAA TCATGGCTATGCCCGTTGGCAGGATATTCAGAATGATCCACGTTACGCCATCCTCAATGAACCCTTCAAGGGTGAGATGAACAGGGGTAACTTCCTGGAAATAAAGAATAAGTTTTTGGCAAGGAGATTTAAG CTTCTGGAGCAAGCGCTGGTGATCGAGGAGCAGTTGCGGCGAGCTGCCTATCTGAACATGTCCGAAGACCCATCTCACCCCTCCATGGCTCTGAACACACGTTTTGCAGAGGTGGAATGCCTGGCTGAGAGCCACCAGCACCTATCCAAGGAATCGATGGCGGGGAATAAACCAGCCAATGCCGTGCTGCACAAAG TTCtgaagcagctggaggagctttTGAGTGACATGAAGGCCGATGTGACCCGTCTGCCCGCCACGATTGCCCGCATCCCCCCCGTGGCAGTGCGCCTCCAGATGTCGGAGCGCAACATCCTCAGCCGCCTGGCCAACCGCAGCAGCgagcccccgccgccgcccccgccccaaCAAGTACGTACCCGCTCTG GTGGCCCAGCAGCAGTGAGTTCCTGGCCCAGTGCTGTTGACCTTTCGGCCAAGCTGAAGTGA